The Thermanaerovibrio acidaminovorans DSM 6589 genome contains a region encoding:
- a CDS encoding MBL fold metallo-hydrolase, whose amino-acid sequence MHQIRSSGGIFFRYGGFAGVLDPGPGSLHQICRAVPELDPTELDGVIISHRHLDHCGDANAVVEAMVGGGFNERGSIFLPKDALSDEPVVFGYLRRKVGRRVLLEDGGSYPLGEGQTLRALGLKHHGVTTFGFVLSGRGLRSVGIVSDTSLVPQVFQIARSCQVMVVNVTLERRRPNLDHLSLEDLKELLSEIPVPLVLLTHMGRGVLRLGPDAVASMFNHLSSRVICGEDGMVVDLDSLEVAMMDPREPREGSHSWNQRFQDL is encoded by the coding sequence ATGCATCAGATCAGGTCCAGCGGGGGGATCTTCTTCCGATACGGAGGGTTCGCAGGGGTCCTGGACCCTGGGCCGGGTAGCCTGCATCAGATATGCAGGGCCGTTCCCGAGCTGGATCCCACCGAGCTGGATGGGGTGATAATATCCCACCGGCACTTGGACCACTGCGGCGATGCCAACGCGGTGGTGGAGGCCATGGTGGGGGGCGGCTTCAACGAGAGGGGGAGCATTTTCTTACCAAAGGACGCCCTCTCCGACGAGCCGGTGGTATTCGGGTACCTGCGACGAAAGGTTGGAAGGCGGGTGCTGCTCGAGGATGGGGGCTCTTACCCCCTGGGAGAGGGACAGACCCTTAGGGCCCTGGGGCTTAAGCATCACGGGGTGACGACCTTCGGCTTCGTCCTCTCCGGCCGGGGTTTGAGGTCCGTTGGGATAGTCAGCGATACCTCCCTGGTCCCACAGGTTTTCCAGATAGCCAGAAGCTGTCAGGTTATGGTTGTCAACGTGACGCTGGAGAGGCGGAGGCCAAACCTGGATCACCTGTCCTTGGAGGACTTGAAGGAGCTGCTGAGTGAGATCCCGGTCCCCCTGGTGCTCCTGACCCATATGGGGCGAGGGGTGCTTAGGCTGGGACCCGATGCGGTGGCGTCCATGTTCAACCATCTAAGCTCCCGGGTGATCTGCGGGGAGGATGGAATGGTGGTAGACCTGGACTCCCTGGAGGTGGCCATGATGGATCCCCGGGAGCCTAGGGAGGGGAGCCACTCTTGGAACCAGCGGTTTCAGGACTTGTGA
- a CDS encoding NAD(P)-dependent malic enzyme yields MTVDKVRALEIHRRAKGKIKIYPTVNIRNQEDLALAYVPGSVHPAMAIAEDPSCSFDYTGRGNRVAVVTDGSAVLGLGDVGPAAALPVMEGKCLLFKLFGDINAFPMCLDTNDPDEVVHCVRLMAPTLGGVNVEDISSPNTFTVVRKLRSTLDIPVLCDDQHGTSVLMLAALKNSLKLVEKRLEDVRIVIIGAGAAGVATVELLLAAGARNVVCLNSSGVLGEENPRMDHIQAELAQRTNPEGIRGGIAEALKGADVMIGLSRGGLVSPNHVASMSKGAVVFAMALPDPEISYEEAVSAGAAVVATGSVEHPNPLLNLQAFPGIMRGALDVRATAISDSMLIAAADALASVTEDHELSPQNVLADPFCDETAPRVAEAVAQAAIREGLASNILPPGQVYNETWQRIYGGSLMRI; encoded by the coding sequence GTGACGGTTGATAAGGTGAGGGCCCTGGAGATCCATCGAAGGGCCAAGGGCAAGATAAAGATCTACCCCACTGTGAACATAAGGAACCAGGAGGACCTGGCACTGGCCTACGTGCCCGGGAGCGTCCACCCCGCCATGGCCATAGCGGAGGACCCCTCCTGCAGCTTCGATTACACCGGCAGGGGAAACCGGGTGGCGGTGGTGACCGATGGGTCCGCCGTTTTAGGATTGGGGGACGTGGGACCCGCGGCAGCCCTGCCGGTCATGGAGGGGAAGTGCCTCCTTTTCAAGCTCTTCGGCGACATCAACGCCTTCCCGATGTGCCTGGACACGAACGATCCCGATGAGGTGGTCCATTGCGTTAGGCTGATGGCTCCCACCCTAGGGGGGGTCAACGTGGAGGACATATCCAGCCCCAACACCTTCACCGTGGTGAGGAAGTTGAGGTCCACGTTGGACATCCCGGTCCTGTGTGACGATCAACACGGGACCAGCGTCCTCATGTTGGCGGCCCTTAAGAACTCGTTGAAGCTGGTGGAGAAGCGGTTGGAGGACGTGAGGATCGTGATAATAGGCGCCGGTGCCGCCGGGGTTGCCACCGTGGAGCTCCTCCTGGCCGCCGGGGCCAGGAATGTGGTCTGCCTCAATAGCTCCGGCGTCCTTGGGGAGGAGAACCCCAGGATGGACCACATCCAGGCGGAGCTGGCCCAGAGGACCAACCCGGAGGGGATCCGGGGGGGCATCGCCGAGGCCCTCAAGGGGGCGGACGTGATGATAGGCCTCTCCAGGGGGGGATTGGTTAGCCCTAACCACGTGGCCTCCATGTCCAAAGGGGCGGTGGTCTTCGCAATGGCGCTCCCCGATCCGGAGATATCCTACGAGGAGGCCGTATCCGCCGGAGCCGCGGTGGTGGCCACCGGCAGCGTGGAGCACCCGAACCCGCTACTCAACCTCCAGGCCTTCCCAGGGATCATGAGGGGGGCCTTGGACGTCAGAGCCACCGCCATAAGCGATTCGATGCTGATCGCTGCAGCGGATGCGCTGGCATCGGTCACTGAGGACCACGAGCTGTCCCCTCAAAACGTCCTGGCGGATCCGTTCTGCGACGAGACTGCACCCAGGGTGGCGGAGGCGGTGGCCCAGGCGGCAATCCGGGAGGGCCTGGCGTCCAACATTCTGCCCCCCGGCCAGGTCTACAACGAGACCTGGCAGAGGATATACGGGGGCTCCCTGATGAGAATATGA
- a CDS encoding biotin--[acetyl-CoA-carboxylase] ligase — protein MGEHVRLDNRVMALKMLFDNLGKLTPSSAIAGELGVTRQGISKMVGILRDEGIPISSVPHKGYVLEGPPGEDRFSPSWAEMLLWDCPLGHPILHFERIESTQNPVKDLAQKGHPEGVTAVADRQTMGRGRRDRRWESPEGGLYASVLLRPPILPGHVQMVNLACAMAMGDAIEARCGIKVDIKWPNDLLVGGRKLCGMLSEGAVEADRVHHIVAGIGVNIKGSPTIQDSPQDVTSIAEEGGTLVARHDLLAFFLRSLKHHIGILCEDRKAFINSYRGRCSTLGRRIVVSSDSGTLEGVAEDVEDEGSLLIRTSTGLLRFSAGDVRHVRPIKGGEGE, from the coding sequence ATGGGCGAACACGTGAGGCTTGACAACCGGGTAATGGCTCTGAAGATGCTCTTCGACAACCTGGGGAAGCTAACCCCCAGCTCCGCCATCGCGGGGGAGCTGGGAGTGACAAGGCAGGGTATCTCCAAGATGGTGGGCATCCTGAGGGACGAGGGGATACCCATATCCTCCGTCCCCCACAAGGGGTACGTGCTGGAGGGCCCCCCTGGGGAGGACCGCTTCTCCCCCTCTTGGGCGGAGATGCTCCTGTGGGACTGTCCCCTGGGGCACCCGATCCTCCACTTCGAACGGATCGAATCGACCCAGAATCCGGTGAAGGATCTGGCCCAGAAGGGGCATCCGGAGGGAGTGACCGCCGTGGCGGACCGGCAGACCATGGGAAGGGGAAGGAGGGACCGTAGGTGGGAGTCGCCGGAGGGGGGGCTTTACGCCTCGGTGCTCTTGAGGCCCCCGATCCTGCCGGGACACGTCCAGATGGTCAACCTGGCCTGCGCCATGGCCATGGGGGACGCCATAGAGGCCCGCTGCGGCATCAAGGTGGACATAAAGTGGCCCAACGACCTCCTAGTTGGGGGTAGAAAGCTCTGCGGCATGCTCAGCGAGGGGGCTGTGGAGGCAGACCGGGTTCACCACATAGTGGCGGGCATAGGTGTCAACATCAAGGGCTCCCCAACCATCCAAGACTCCCCCCAAGACGTGACGTCCATCGCGGAGGAGGGGGGCACCTTGGTGGCAAGACATGATCTTCTGGCCTTCTTCCTGAGGAGCCTCAAACACCACATAGGGATCCTTTGCGAAGACCGAAAGGCTTTCATAAATTCCTATCGCGGAAGGTGCTCCACCCTGGGTCGTCGGATCGTGGTATCATCCGATTCCGGGACCTTGGAGGGCGTGGCGGAAGACGTGGAGGATGAAGGATCCCTTTTGATCCGCACCTCAACCGGGCTTCTCAGGTTCTCCGCCGGCGACGTGAGGCACGTTAGACCAATCAAAGGAGGTGAAGGGGAATGA
- a CDS encoding ABC transporter substrate-binding protein: MRKKFGILAVAVALVALFVGSAMAGEIKIGYLAALTGDYAGYGQTELRAAQLAVEEINAKGGVLGNKLVLVPYDWRTRAEDAVNAVRRMIDQDKVVAIIGANASGANIATAPIVNKAKVPQIGTVSTNPLVTVDEKGKVRPYSFRICFTDPYQGKVLANLAAVKLGKKKGAMLYDVASDYSQGLREFCIKEFEKLGGKIVADEAYKGTDTDFRAQLTNVRNSGADVLFLPGMGKDMALIIKQARELGMKDLVIMGGDGYADFMYEIAGNALVGTYWVNHTSLEDPGMQPFFKAYKEKYKDECKEFVNGVLAYDSVYWLADAIKRAGKVDGTAIAQALEKTKDLKLHHAVLSINPKDHNPLNKTAVILRVEKDGKAHFFTRIQPK, from the coding sequence TTTGGGATCCTGGCGGTTGCCGTGGCTCTAGTGGCCCTGTTCGTGGGGTCCGCCATGGCGGGGGAGATCAAGATTGGCTACCTGGCGGCCCTCACGGGGGACTATGCGGGTTACGGCCAGACGGAGCTTAGGGCGGCCCAGCTGGCGGTGGAGGAGATCAACGCCAAGGGTGGGGTCCTGGGGAACAAGCTGGTCCTGGTCCCCTATGACTGGCGCACCAGGGCGGAGGACGCGGTCAACGCGGTGCGCCGCATGATCGATCAGGACAAGGTGGTGGCCATAATAGGGGCCAACGCCTCCGGGGCCAACATAGCCACCGCTCCCATCGTCAACAAGGCGAAGGTCCCCCAGATAGGTACCGTCTCCACCAACCCCCTGGTCACCGTGGATGAGAAGGGCAAGGTTCGCCCCTACTCCTTCCGAATCTGCTTCACCGATCCCTACCAGGGGAAGGTTCTGGCCAACCTGGCGGCGGTGAAGCTGGGCAAGAAGAAGGGCGCCATGCTCTACGATGTGGCCTCCGACTACTCCCAGGGGCTCAGGGAGTTCTGCATCAAGGAGTTCGAGAAGCTGGGCGGCAAGATAGTGGCTGACGAGGCCTACAAGGGCACCGACACAGACTTCAGGGCCCAGCTCACCAACGTTCGCAACTCCGGCGCCGACGTGCTCTTCCTGCCCGGCATGGGCAAGGACATGGCCCTCATTATCAAGCAGGCCCGGGAGCTGGGGATGAAGGACCTGGTCATAATGGGCGGCGACGGATACGCGGACTTCATGTACGAGATAGCCGGTAACGCCCTGGTTGGGACCTACTGGGTGAACCACACCTCCCTGGAGGACCCGGGGATGCAGCCATTCTTCAAGGCTTACAAGGAGAAGTATAAGGACGAGTGCAAGGAGTTCGTTAACGGCGTTCTAGCCTACGACTCGGTCTACTGGCTGGCGGACGCCATAAAGCGGGCCGGCAAGGTGGACGGCACCGCCATAGCCCAGGCGCTGGAGAAGACCAAGGACCTGAAGCTCCACCACGCGGTCCTCTCCATAAATCCTAAGGATCACAACCCCCTCAACAAGACGGCGGTCATCCTCCGGGTCGAGAAGGACGGGAAGGCTCACTTCTTCACCAGGATACAGCCCAAGTAG
- the fliD gene encoding flagellar filament capping protein FliD: MGDPLFQFTGVGSQIDWGTMLDKIMENARKPEKIWEEQKDKLELKKGLYEELSASMKQLRSSITSLKLASTYNKKQAELVSLEAGKSADSILTATADTSAAINQWTLKVNQIAKAERRTSDRFDSVSEALNLSGTFRIYVGQQWAEVTVNNSDSLREINYKIQKALDSSGKPLAITSKILDNRIVLESSSTGLGTSGPKASENFTMGSSDVVYLPREANGWYPSSVTVKSGSVTYTAGTDFSYDPTKGSITWLGSNKPAQGAEFTVTYSQDTETVTRGTGASDTLSIGAPRPSVIIINQGSTTYVEGQHFTYDSSTGTVTWTSSSKPADGTDYTVKYLYYSNNNPFYLEDVSGTLVSGNRLAGTGLGLMDPSRHVAAQKAILEVDGQQIEQDSNTIEDLIAGVKLNLVGTGTVKMDVTVDAKKAVEGLQNFVTAYNDVMDWINIRLSEESKTQNSSSSNKNDDFYKKFGLLHGDSLLWQIKDQMRQMFSYPLSNLPNAYTSRGYLSTTSPLNLSGEMVIDVEGMRAKITVSPSDSLETIKTKLTNLTDMTAGSGGSAKGSTVPLDVSIENGRLVVRSKSKNTGAMTVSDTITRNTSSNWDRLPYTPNFNPPISGKMVIRSGSTTYAENVDYTIQTVENSNGALESRVVWLDGGRRPTGSYNVAYTYHSGKVSIATTGNLTNLGLSQDNSRSSISYGGITTEKANYGKSGKLEFDVQTFMNRMGSDNDGMANLMSSMMSKLDDFLGNMVDSTQVSVGNEAVVKGRISGRIKSIDDQIKTIDKRISDFEVRLKIMQQSYYNQFVAMEKTISRMNQQLSWLAGIVAQLNGMGRS; the protein is encoded by the coding sequence ATGGGGGATCCCCTGTTTCAGTTCACCGGCGTAGGTTCCCAGATAGACTGGGGGACCATGCTGGACAAGATAATGGAGAACGCCCGGAAGCCGGAGAAGATCTGGGAGGAGCAGAAGGACAAGCTGGAGCTCAAGAAGGGGCTCTACGAAGAGCTCTCCGCCAGCATGAAGCAGCTTAGGAGCAGCATAACGTCCCTCAAGCTGGCGTCCACCTACAACAAGAAACAGGCGGAGCTGGTGAGCCTGGAGGCGGGCAAGTCCGCCGACTCCATCCTAACCGCCACGGCGGACACCTCCGCCGCCATAAACCAGTGGACGTTGAAGGTGAACCAGATAGCCAAGGCGGAGCGCAGGACCTCCGACAGGTTCGACAGCGTGAGCGAGGCGTTGAACCTGTCTGGTACCTTCAGGATATACGTGGGGCAGCAGTGGGCGGAGGTTACGGTCAACAACTCCGACTCCCTCAGGGAGATAAACTACAAGATCCAGAAGGCACTGGACAGCTCCGGTAAGCCGCTGGCCATCACCAGCAAGATATTGGACAACCGGATAGTCCTGGAGAGCTCTTCCACAGGCCTTGGGACCTCGGGGCCCAAGGCCTCCGAGAACTTCACCATGGGTAGCTCCGACGTGGTCTACCTACCCAGGGAGGCGAACGGCTGGTACCCAAGCTCGGTTACCGTCAAGTCCGGCTCGGTTACCTACACCGCGGGGACCGACTTCTCCTACGATCCCACAAAGGGATCCATAACTTGGCTGGGCTCCAACAAGCCCGCGCAGGGGGCGGAGTTCACCGTCACCTACTCCCAGGACACCGAGACGGTGACCAGGGGAACGGGGGCCAGCGACACCCTATCCATCGGAGCCCCGAGGCCATCAGTCATCATCATAAATCAAGGTAGCACCACCTACGTGGAGGGACAGCACTTCACCTACGACTCCTCCACCGGGACCGTAACGTGGACATCCTCGTCAAAGCCGGCGGACGGGACCGATTACACCGTCAAGTACCTCTACTATTCGAACAACAACCCCTTCTACCTGGAGGACGTGTCGGGGACCTTGGTGTCCGGGAACCGTCTGGCGGGCACCGGATTGGGCCTCATGGACCCTTCGAGGCACGTGGCGGCCCAGAAAGCCATCCTGGAGGTGGACGGCCAGCAGATAGAGCAGGACAGCAACACCATCGAGGACCTGATCGCCGGGGTGAAGCTGAACCTGGTGGGGACCGGGACCGTCAAGATGGACGTCACCGTTGACGCCAAGAAGGCGGTGGAGGGGCTACAGAACTTCGTCACCGCCTACAACGACGTGATGGACTGGATAAACATCCGCCTGTCGGAGGAGAGCAAGACCCAGAATAGCTCTAGCTCCAACAAGAACGATGACTTCTACAAGAAGTTCGGGCTGCTCCACGGGGACTCGCTCCTCTGGCAGATAAAGGACCAGATGAGGCAGATGTTCTCCTATCCCCTCTCCAACCTTCCAAATGCGTACACTTCCCGGGGCTACCTTTCAACCACGTCACCCCTCAACCTGTCGGGGGAAATGGTGATTGACGTTGAGGGCATGAGGGCCAAGATCACCGTGTCCCCCTCGGACTCCCTGGAGACCATAAAGACCAAGCTGACCAACCTGACGGACATGACCGCCGGTAGCGGCGGATCCGCCAAGGGGTCCACGGTCCCATTGGACGTCTCCATCGAGAACGGCCGATTGGTGGTCAGGTCCAAGTCCAAGAACACCGGGGCGATGACCGTGTCGGACACCATCACCCGGAACACCTCGTCCAACTGGGACCGGCTCCCCTACACCCCCAACTTCAACCCACCAATATCGGGCAAGATGGTGATAAGGAGCGGCTCCACCACCTACGCGGAGAACGTGGACTACACCATCCAGACGGTGGAGAACTCGAACGGGGCCCTGGAGAGCCGGGTTGTCTGGCTGGATGGGGGTAGGAGGCCCACCGGGAGCTACAACGTGGCCTACACCTACCACTCCGGGAAGGTATCCATAGCCACCACGGGCAACCTAACGAACCTGGGGCTCTCTCAGGACAACTCGAGGAGCTCCATATCCTACGGGGGAATAACCACCGAGAAGGCCAACTACGGGAAGAGCGGAAAGCTGGAGTTCGACGTTCAAACCTTCATGAACAGGATGGGGAGCGACAACGACGGGATGGCTAACCTCATGTCCTCCATGATGTCCAAGCTGGACGACTTCCTGGGCAACATGGTGGACTCAACCCAGGTCAGCGTGGGCAACGAGGCGGTAGTCAAGGGTCGCATATCCGGCCGGATAAAGTCCATAGACGACCAGATAAAGACCATAGACAAGAGGATATCGGACTTCGAGGTACGACTGAAGATAATGCAGCAGTCTTACTACAACCAGTTCGTGGCCATGGAGAAGACCATATCCAGGATGAACCAGCAGCTCTCCTGGCTTGCAGGTATAGTGGCCCAGCTGAACGGGATGGGCAGGAGCTGA
- the smpB gene encoding SsrA-binding protein SmpB, which produces MGEDRVVAQNRKARHDYFILDTLEVGMVLTGTEIKSLREGRVNLKDGYATVKDGELWLLGVHIAPYEKGSYYNVDPERPRKLLASKGEILKLSQRIREKGLTLVPLKIYIKGNRWAKVELGIAKGKALHDKRDALAEKQAKREMERAIKSR; this is translated from the coding sequence GTGGGGGAAGACAGGGTAGTGGCCCAGAACCGGAAGGCTCGCCACGACTACTTCATCCTGGACACCTTGGAGGTGGGGATGGTCCTCACCGGCACGGAGATAAAGTCCTTGCGGGAGGGTAGGGTTAACCTAAAGGACGGTTACGCCACCGTCAAGGACGGGGAGCTCTGGTTGTTGGGGGTGCACATAGCCCCCTACGAGAAGGGGAGCTACTACAACGTGGATCCCGAGCGTCCAAGGAAGCTTCTGGCCTCCAAGGGGGAGATACTCAAGCTCTCCCAGCGGATAAGGGAGAAGGGGCTTACCCTAGTTCCCCTTAAGATATACATAAAGGGCAACCGTTGGGCCAAGGTGGAGCTGGGGATAGCCAAGGGTAAGGCACTTCATGACAAGAGGGACGCGTTGGCGGAGAAGCAGGCCAAGAGGGAGATGGAGCGAGCCATCAAATCTCGATGA
- the selD gene encoding selenide, water dikinase SelD produces MRLTERAKTSGUAAKIGPAELDTILRGLPSRRDPNLLSGWDNGEDAALWRIGEGRLAILTVDFITPIVDDPLTFGEIAAANSLSDVFAMGGSPKVALNLVAFPTSCEPLEVLSQILEGGARKVMEAGACLAGGHSVQDEEPKYGLSVYGEVDEGGLWRVTGAREGDSLILTKPVGSGIITTASKGGVAEGDWLDQAVQWMRMLNNVPGRMDRSLLGNVRAATDVTGFGLLGHCMDMLSHRELDLVIHHDQVPFIDGAFQMASMGMVPAGAYSNRGHVEHRVLMSPNVPLAVQDILFDPQTSGGLLLAVAPGSEKEVLSQLWELGFHRAATVGRFIKGEGKVLVE; encoded by the coding sequence ATGAGACTGACCGAGAGGGCCAAGACCAGCGGCTGAGCCGCCAAGATAGGTCCAGCGGAGCTGGACACCATATTGAGGGGGTTGCCCTCCCGCAGGGACCCTAACCTCCTATCCGGGTGGGACAACGGGGAGGACGCGGCCCTGTGGAGGATCGGAGAGGGACGGCTGGCCATACTAACCGTGGACTTCATCACCCCCATAGTGGACGATCCATTGACGTTCGGGGAGATCGCCGCCGCCAACTCGTTAAGCGACGTTTTCGCCATGGGGGGATCACCCAAGGTGGCGCTGAACCTTGTGGCCTTCCCCACCTCCTGCGAACCCCTGGAGGTTTTGAGCCAGATCCTAGAGGGGGGGGCCAGGAAGGTGATGGAGGCCGGGGCCTGCCTTGCGGGGGGGCATAGCGTCCAGGACGAGGAACCCAAGTACGGCCTCTCCGTCTACGGAGAGGTGGATGAAGGTGGACTTTGGCGGGTGACCGGCGCCAGGGAGGGGGACTCGCTCATCCTCACCAAGCCTGTGGGAAGCGGGATAATAACCACCGCCTCCAAGGGGGGGGTGGCCGAGGGAGATTGGCTGGATCAGGCTGTCCAATGGATGAGGATGCTGAACAACGTGCCGGGTAGGATGGATCGGTCCCTGCTTGGGAACGTCCGGGCCGCCACCGACGTGACCGGCTTTGGGCTTTTGGGGCACTGCATGGACATGCTGAGCCATCGGGAACTGGACCTGGTGATCCACCATGACCAGGTACCGTTTATAGATGGGGCGTTCCAGATGGCCTCCATGGGGATGGTCCCCGCCGGGGCCTATTCTAACCGGGGTCATGTGGAGCATCGGGTGCTAATGTCCCCAAACGTACCGTTGGCGGTCCAAGATATCCTATTCGATCCTCAGACCTCCGGGGGACTCCTGCTGGCGGTGGCCCCGGGGTCGGAGAAAGAGGTGCTCAGTCAGCTGTGGGAGCTTGGCTTCCACAGGGCCGCAACGGTTGGGAGGTTCATCAAGGGGGAGGGGAAGGTTCTGGTGGAGTAA